In one window of Vanrija pseudolonga chromosome 5, complete sequence DNA:
- the AP2A2 gene encoding AP-2 complex subunit alpha-2, with the protein MATSMRGLTQYISDLRACRVRELEEKRVNREMAHIRQKFKDGNLDGYQKKKYLSKVVFTYILGYNVDVGHMEAVNLVSSNKYSEKQIGYLAITLLMHENSDLVRLVINSIRKDLEDNNEVFNCLALHAVANLGGKEMAESLVDSVFRCMISATSTTFVRKKAALTLLRLYRKHPSVIPVDEWAERVIPLIMERDQAVAMTVTSLITAMAQDNLELFAPAYQKAVDRLDRIVFDAETPATYVYYKVPNPWLQIKLLRLLQYYPPPDNPEVIEMVNGVLQAIIDMSQETPKNVQHNNAQNSVLFEAINLAIHIDPESTVVSNAGKLLGKFIMARETNVRYLGLDAMAHLAACSTSLEPVKRHQQTIVLSLKDRDISVRRRALDLLYSMCDTSNAKEIVGELVRYLQVADYNLREEMVLKIAILTERFATEYEWYIDTILQLISAAGDHVGAEVWYRVVQLVTNNEDVQPYASAAVFHHLQQPQCHEVMVKVGGYILGEYGHLIANENGCSPIEQFHALHSKINICTAPTRALLLTTYIKWVNLFPEIKEHLVNIFQRYTHVLDAELQQRACEYLALATRDDDDELLQAVCDEMPIFPERESALVNRLHSRGEKASDKRTWVIGGQGENNKRTLERFKSFRKGTVDSNDDTPAPPPKPYVQPAQPEPQATLPPERQATLTDEPLMGAVSPSAQLSDDILNSLAGLDMSGQTEGQERLLGGNGPVSEEPDAMTPISPTSPNPLTFQHTATLGGVAPALLQPLTVAPNIDKWLERLSFSNEGVLYEDKQIQIGVKSEYHGSRGRIALFIGNKLSTPFSSISARIENPSAEGLDIKFHENIVSEIKGAAQIQEMIHVECKGPFTELPVLRFTYLAGGFTTLVLHLPIFLTRFIEGVNLDAAAFFERWKIIGGPPREAQQIFPIKLTSAGEVDLERNRRVLSGQRLTLLQNVDPNPSNNVLAGVLHTTGAGKVGILGRVEPNKDAKLCRLTIRSTNEAVSAEVLRLLSKPLNGEHSASL; encoded by the exons ATGGCCACGTCCATGCGCGGGTTGACCCAG TACATCTCGGACCTGCGAGCATGCCGAGTCcgtgagctcgaggagaagcgGGTCAACCGTGAGATGGCCCACATCCGACAAAAGTTCAAGGATGGAAACCTCGACGGATACCAGAAGAAGAAGTACCTGTCCAAGGTCGTCTTCACCTACATCCTGGGCTAcaacgtcgacgtcggccacATGGAGGCCGTCAACCTCGTCAGCAGCAACAAGTACAGCGAGAAGCAGATT GGATACCTCGCCATCACGCTGTTGATGCACGAGAACTCGGACCTGGTACGACTGGTCATCAACTCGATCCgcaaggacctcgaggacaaCAACGAGGTGTTTAACTGTctcgcgctgcacgccgtcgccaacctcggcggcaaggagatGGCCGAGTCATTAGTCGACAGCGTGTTCCGCTGCATGAtcagcgcgacgtcgacaacgTTTGTGAGGAAAAAGGCGGCCTTGACCCTCCTCCGTCTGTACCGCAAGCACCCTAGCGTCATCCCCGTCGACGAGTGGGCGGAGCGCGTGATCCCGCTCATCATGGAGCGCGACCAGGCCGTCGCGATGACTGTCACGAGCTTGATCACGGCTATGGCGCAGGACAACCTCGAGCTGTTCGCCCCGGCGTACCAGAAGGCTGTTGACCGGTTGGACAGG ATTGTGTTCGACGCCGAAACACCAGCAACATATGTCTACTACAAGGTCCCCAACCCATGGCTCCAGATCaagctcctccgcctcctgcAGTACTACCCGCCACCAGATAACCCAGAGGTCATCGAGATGGTCAACGGTGTCCTCCAGGCCATCATTGACATGTCGCAAGAAACACCAAAA AACGTTCAGCACAACAATGCCCAAAACTCGGTTCTCTTCGAGGCTATCAACCTTGCCATTCACATCGACCCCGAGTCGACCGTCGTATCGAACGCtggcaagctcctcggcaagtTCATCATGGCGCGCGAGACAAACGTGCGCTACCTCGGTCTCGACGCCATGGCCCACTTGGctgcctgctcgacgtcCCTGGAGCCCGTCAAGCGCCACCAGCAGACCATTGTGCTGAGTCTCAAGGACCGCGATATCTCggtccgccgccgtgccctcgacctcctgtACTCAATGTGCGACACTAGCAACGCCAAGGAGATTGTCGGAGAGCTGGTCAGATACCTCCAGGTTGCCGACTACAACCTCCGTGAGGAGATGGTTCTCAAGATTGCCATCTTGACGGAGCGCTTTGCGACCGAGTACGAGTGGTACATCGACACCATCCTTCAGCTTATCTCGGCCGCCGGTGATCacgtcggtgccgaggtcTGGTACCGCGTGGTCCAGCTCGTGACCAACAACGAAGACGTCCAACCGTAtgcctcggccgcggtgttccaccacctccagcAGCCGCAGTGCCACGAGGTCATGGTCAAGGTCGGAGGCTACATCCTAGGCGAGTATGGCCACTTGATCGCCAACGAGAACGGCTGCAGCCCTATCGAGCAGTTCCACGCTCTGCACTCCAAGATCAACATCTGCACGGCCCCAACTCGTGCCCTTCTCCTCACGACATACATCAAATGGGTCAACCTCTTccccgagatcaaggagcaCTTGGTCAACATCTTCCAGCGCTACACCCACGTTCTCGACGCCGAACTTCAGCAGCGCGCCTGCGAGTACCTTGCGCTTGCTACgcgtgacgacgatgacgagctcTTGCAAGCCGTTTGCGACGAGATGCCCATCTTCCCCGAGCGTGAATCGGCTCTCGTGAACCGTCTCCACAGTCGTGGAGAAAAAGCTTCGGACAAGCGTACCTGGGTCATTGGTGGTCAAGGAGAGAACAACAAGAGAACACTGGAGAGGTTTAAGAGCTTCCGCAAGGGCACTGTCGACTCGAACGACGAcacgccagcgccaccacccaAGCCATACGTGCAACCAGCGCAGCCCGAGCCGCAGGCCACACTGCCTCCCGAGAGGCAAGCGACATTGACCGACGAGCCGCTCATGGGTGCTGTTTCGCCATCAGCTCAGCTCTCCGACGACATTCTCAACTCGTTGGCAGGACTGGACATGTCAGGGCAGACCGAGGGACAGGAGCGGCTGTTGGGCGGCAACGGCCCGGTTTCGGAGGAGCCCGACGCTATGACGCCAATCTCCCCAACCAGCCCCAACCCGCTCACTTTCCAGCACACTGCtacgctcggcggcgtcgctccTGCCCTCCTTCAGCCGCTCACCGTGGCGCCCAACATTGACAAGTGGCTCGAGCGGCTCAGCTTCTCCAACGAAGGCGTGCTGTACGAGGACAAGCAGATCCAGATTGGCGTCAAGTCCGAGTACCATGGTTCGCGGGGCCGCATTGCGCTCTTTATCGGCAACAAGCTGTCTACCCCCttctcgtccatctcggcaCGCATCGAGAACCCCTCCGCCGAAGGCCTGGACATCAAGTTCCACGAGAACATTGTGTCGGAGATCAAGGGTGCCGCACAGATCCAGGAGATGATCCACGTCGAGTGCAAGGGCCCGTTCACCGAGCTCCCAGTCCTCCGCTTCACGTACCTCGCGGGTGGCTTCACGACACTCGTTCTCCACCTGCCCATCTTCCTCACGCGCTTCATCGAgggcgtcaacctcgacgcggcggcgttctTCGAGCGCTGGAAGATTATCGGCGGCCCGCCCCGCGAGGCGCAGCAGATCTTCCCCATCAAGCTGACCTCCGCTGGggaggtcgacctcgagcgcaacCGCCGTGTGCTGTCCGGCCAGCGGCTCACGCTGCTGCAGAATGTCGACCCCAACCCGTCCAACAATGTGCTCGCTGGTGTTCTCCACACCACCGGCGCAGGCAAGGT TGGTATCctcggccgtgtcgagcCAAACAAGGACGCCAAGCTCTGTCGCCTCACCATCAGGAGTACCAACGAGGCCGTGTCCGCCGAGGTGCTCCGTCTCCTCTCCAAGCCGCTCAACGGCGAGCACTCTGCGTCGTTGTAG
- the lipB gene encoding Octanoyltransferase codes for MRSSIPRLLKATRCARVSLGAPTPPSGAACSGAPVGPGNAALAPVRYHIFDEPLPYPVGLRLQQRVIDARLAARKDDPKAGKQDVLFLLEHTPTYTTGRRDNTPNPEELHPEEKKVQNVGAEFFITKRGGQVTYHGPGQLVGYPLLDLNAMETPTRCYVEYLQALLGEYATSLGLEVHAPHPDGHVGVFSSTTEKVASIGIHLRHRITSHGFSMNVTTEPKAWFDLVTACGLDDVHAVGLTELLARAGKPADLSVRGVAEALVPRFAATYQREFLPLALEGDDEVRGIQQIVKETEDEAREINAKAGGWLSKPDVSRQVA; via the exons ATGCGCAGCTCAATACCCCGCCTTTTGAAAGCGacccgctgcgcgcgcgtttccctcggcgcgcccaccccgccgtcgGGCGCGGCATGCtccggcgcgccggtcggTCCTGGAaacgcggcgctcgcgccggtcCGGTACCATATCTTCGACGAACCGCTGCCATACCCAGTCGGCCTGCgcctgcagcagcgcgtTATCGATGCGCggttggcggcgcgcaaggaCGACCCGAAGGCGGGGAAGCAGGACGTGTTGTTCCTCCTTG AACACACCCCGACCTACACCACCGGCAGGCGGGACAACACGCCCAACCCCGAAGAACTACACCCCGAGGAGAAAAAGGTCCAGAACGTCGGTGCCGAGTTCTTCATCACCAAGCGTGGCGGACAGGTGACGTACCACGGCCCCGGGCAGCTCGTGGGCTAccccctcctcgacctcaacgcGATGgagacgccgacgcgctgctaCGTCGAGTACCTGCAGGCTTTGTTGGGCGAGTACGCTACcagcctcgggctcgaggtgCATGCGCCGCATCCGGACGGCCATGTCGGCGTattctcgtcgacgacagaGAAG gtCGCGTCCATCGGCATCCACCTCCGCCACAGGATCACGTCGCACGGCTTCTCGATGAACGTGACCACCGAGCCGAAGGCATGGTTCGACCTCGTGACCGCGTGCGGGCTGGACGACGTGCACGCGGTCGGGCTgaccgagctgctcgcgcgcgccggcaagcCGGCCGACCTTAGCGTGCGCggggtcgccgaggcgctcgtgccgcgcTTCGCGGCGACGTACCAGCGCGAATTCCTCCCGCTGGCCCTggaaggcgacgacgaggtgcgcgggATCCAGCAGATCGTCAAGGAGACGGAGGATGAGGCGAGGGAGATTAACGCCAAGGCTGGGGGATGGTTGAGCAAGCCTGATGTCAGCCGGCAGGTGGCGTAG
- the AMPP_2 gene encoding putative Xaa-Pro aminopeptidase P translates to MYCLTRDKPIRLSEKDDDTLLDEVYAVDEKPLLPFPTRPGEDEMQERLKELRAQIAEAKLDWYIVPSEDEHQSEEVAVSERRREYITNFNGSAGTAIVPSASINAKALLFVDSRYWALAEDAVPKANWEVRRVGSTGGSGRDSVVGGWAEFVVNELEDGTRVGIDPKLISDGVARSLVSRLSPTATELVPVKENLVDRTRVPPARSLGPLKTYPVELSGESTKSKITRLRTILTSYARANNWVYLIPTLPTITWLYNYRATADVPFLPVAFAYAALTPTEAVIFVDERKVTDQALLADWKAAGVTVRPYGVDEVEAFVKQTVASVPADDKEAKYRIFASNASSWALIKAAEPNPVNLITCPVDAAKVIKNDVEIQNYRNAYLRDGRAMVRWFAWLDERLVKEEKKIGEWAAGEVLTRFRRQEDKFAGLAYPNISATGPNAANAHYAPSRGNESTIDLETPYVIDAGPQYLDATIDTTRTWFFGKTPSDDIKRAYTRVLQGHIAVATQTFPRNADAGGLGLYSKKFLWEDGLDYGHGLGHGVGNYGEVHEGPVAFARGFSFLPGHVTTIEPGFYLEGQWGMRVESVYLVKEVETKYDFGGLPYLGFEGLTQVPIDTRMIDWSLTTKPEIKWINEYNTSVEKALTPLLEDELDREARDWLKRVCKPKFIFPW, encoded by the exons ATGTACTGCCTAACGCGAGACAAGCCCATCAGACTGTccgagaaggacgacgacaccctcctcgacgaggtgtatgccgtcgacgagaagcCACTCCTTCCCTTCCCCACTCGccccggcgaggacgagatgcAGGAGCGTCTCAAGGAGCTGCGCGCACAGattgccgaggccaagcttgACTGGTA CATCGTCCCtagcgaggacgagcaccaGTCCGAGGAGGTCGCTGTCTctgagcgccgccgcgagtACATCACCAA CTTCAACGGATCGGCGGGAACGGCCATCGTCCCCTCGGCTTCGATCAACGCCAAGGCCCTCCTGTTCGTCGACTCGCGCTACTgggccctcgccgaggacgccgtgcCCAAGGCCAACTGGGAGGTCCGCCGTGTCGGCTCGACAGGTGGTAGCGGGCGTGACAGTGTCGTTGGCGGCTGGGCCGAGTTTGTCGTGAAC gagctcgaggacggtACCCGCGTCGGTATCGACCCCAAGCTAATCTCGGATG gcGTCGCCAGGTCACTTGTCAGCCGCCTGTCTCCCACGGCGACCGAGCTGGTCCCCGTGAAGGAGAACCTGGTTGACCGCACCCGTGTCCcacctgctcgctcgctcggccccCTCAAGACGTACCCCGTCGAGCTGTCGGGCGAGTCGACCAAGTCCAAGATCACTCGCCTTCGCACCATTCTCACCAGCTACGCTCGGGCAAACAACTGGGTCTACCTTATCCCCACTCTCCCGACCATCACCTGGCTGTACAACTACCGTGCCACCGCCGACGTCCCATTCCTGCCAGTCGCGTTCGCCTACGCcgcgctcacgcccaccgaggccgtcatctttgtcgacgagcgcaaggTCACCGACCAGGCTCTCCTCGCCGACTGGAAGGCTGCGGGCGTCACTGTTCGTCCTTATggcgtggacgaggtcgaggcgttCGTGAAGCAGACCGTCGCCAGTGTCCCCGCCGATGACAAGGAGGCCAAGTACAGGATCTTTGCCTCCAACGCCAGCAGCTGGGCTCTCAtcaaggctgccgagccT AACCCCGTCAACCTCATCACTTGCCCCgttgacgccgccaaggtcaTCAAGAACGATGTCGAGATTCAGAACTACCGCAACGCGTACCTCCGCGACGGTCGCGCCATGGTCCGCTGGTTTGCCTGGCTTGATGAGAGGCTCGTCAAGGAAGAGAAGAAGATTGGCGAGTgggcggccggcgaggttCTCACCCGTTTCCGTAGGCAGGAGGACAAGTTTGC TGGCCTTGCCTACCCAAACATCTCGGCAACCGGACCTAATGCTG CCAATGCCCACTATGCCCCATCACGCGGCAACGAGTCCACTATCGACCTCGAGACGCCTTATGTTAT TGACGCCGGACCTCAGTACCTCGACGCTACCATTGACACCACCCGCACCTGGTTCTTCGGCAAGACGCCGTCGGACGACATTAAGCGTGCGTACACGCGCGTCCTCCAAGGCCACATTGCGGTGGCTACACAGACCTTCCCTCGCAATGCAGATGCCGGTGGACTGGGGCTCTACTCGAAGAAGTTCCTCTGGGA GGATGGCCTCGACTATGGACATGGCCTCGGTCACGGTGTCGGCAACTACGGCGAGGTTcacgagg GCCCTGTGGCATTTGCGCGCGGcttctccttcctccccGGTCACGTTACGACGATCGAGCCCGGCTTCTACCTCGAGGGCCAGTGGGGTATGCGTGTTGAGAGCGTGTACCTTGTCAAGGAGGTTGAG ACAAAGTACGACTTTGGCGGCCTGCCGTACCTCGGCTTCGAGGGCCTCACGCAGGTGCCTATTGACACACGCATGATCGACTGGAGCCTCACGACGAAGCCCGAGATCAAGTGGATCAACGAGTACAACACGTCGGTTGAGAAGGCTCTCACGCCTCttctcgaggacgagcttgaTCGCGAGGCACGGGACTGGCTTAAGCGTGTCTGCAAGCCCAAGTTCATCTTCCCCTGGTAG
- the AMPP_2 gene encoding putative Xaa-Pro aminopeptidase P produces the protein MYCLTRDKPIRLSEKDDDTLLDEVYAVDEKPLLPFPTRPGEDEMQERLKELRAQIAEAKLDWYIVPSEDEHQSEEVAVSERRREYITNFNGSAGTAIVPSASINAKALLFVDSRYWALAEDAVPKANWEVRRVGSTGGSGRDSVVGGWAEFVVNELEDGTRVGIDPKLISDGVARSLVSRLSPTATELVPVKENLVDRTRVPPARSLGPLKTYPVELSGESTKSKITRLRTILTSYARANNWVYLIPTLPTITWLYNYRATADVPFLPVAFAYAALTPTEAVIFVDERKVTDQALLADWKAAGVTVRPYGVDEVEAFVKQTVASVPADDKEAKYRIFASNASSWALIKAAEPVGVRSFFSLTSTQNPVNLITCPVDAAKVIKNDVEIQNYRNAYLRDGRAMVRWFAWLDERLVKEEKKIGEWAAGEVLTRFRRQEDKFAGLAYPNISATGPNAANAHYAPSRGNESTIDLETPYVIDAGPQYLDATIDTTRTWFFGKTPSDDIKRAYTRVLQGHIAVATQTFPRNADAGGLGLYSKKFLWEDGLDYGHGLGHGVGNYGEVHEGPVAFARGFSFLPGHVTTIEPGFYLEGQWGMRVESVYLVKEVETKYDFGGLPYLGFEGLTQVPIDTRMIDWSLTTKPEIKWINEYNTSVEKALTPLLEDELDREARDWLKRVCKPKFIFPW, from the exons ATGTACTGCCTAACGCGAGACAAGCCCATCAGACTGTccgagaaggacgacgacaccctcctcgacgaggtgtatgccgtcgacgagaagcCACTCCTTCCCTTCCCCACTCGccccggcgaggacgagatgcAGGAGCGTCTCAAGGAGCTGCGCGCACAGattgccgaggccaagcttgACTGGTA CATCGTCCCtagcgaggacgagcaccaGTCCGAGGAGGTCGCTGTCTctgagcgccgccgcgagtACATCACCAA CTTCAACGGATCGGCGGGAACGGCCATCGTCCCCTCGGCTTCGATCAACGCCAAGGCCCTCCTGTTCGTCGACTCGCGCTACTgggccctcgccgaggacgccgtgcCCAAGGCCAACTGGGAGGTCCGCCGTGTCGGCTCGACAGGTGGTAGCGGGCGTGACAGTGTCGTTGGCGGCTGGGCCGAGTTTGTCGTGAAC gagctcgaggacggtACCCGCGTCGGTATCGACCCCAAGCTAATCTCGGATG gcGTCGCCAGGTCACTTGTCAGCCGCCTGTCTCCCACGGCGACCGAGCTGGTCCCCGTGAAGGAGAACCTGGTTGACCGCACCCGTGTCCcacctgctcgctcgctcggccccCTCAAGACGTACCCCGTCGAGCTGTCGGGCGAGTCGACCAAGTCCAAGATCACTCGCCTTCGCACCATTCTCACCAGCTACGCTCGGGCAAACAACTGGGTCTACCTTATCCCCACTCTCCCGACCATCACCTGGCTGTACAACTACCGTGCCACCGCCGACGTCCCATTCCTGCCAGTCGCGTTCGCCTACGCcgcgctcacgcccaccgaggccgtcatctttgtcgacgagcgcaaggTCACCGACCAGGCTCTCCTCGCCGACTGGAAGGCTGCGGGCGTCACTGTTCGTCCTTATggcgtggacgaggtcgaggcgttCGTGAAGCAGACCGTCGCCAGTGTCCCCGCCGATGACAAGGAGGCCAAGTACAGGATCTTTGCCTCCAACGCCAGCAGCTGGGCTCTCAtcaaggctgccgagccTGTAGGTGTCCGGTCGTTTTTCTCACTGACAAGTACTCAGAACCCCGTCAACCTCATCACTTGCCCCgttgacgccgccaaggtcaTCAAGAACGATGTCGAGATTCAGAACTACCGCAACGCGTACCTCCGCGACGGTCGCGCCATGGTCCGCTGGTTTGCCTGGCTTGATGAGAGGCTCGTCAAGGAAGAGAAGAAGATTGGCGAGTgggcggccggcgaggttCTCACCCGTTTCCGTAGGCAGGAGGACAAGTTTGC TGGCCTTGCCTACCCAAACATCTCGGCAACCGGACCTAATGCTG CCAATGCCCACTATGCCCCATCACGCGGCAACGAGTCCACTATCGACCTCGAGACGCCTTATGTTAT TGACGCCGGACCTCAGTACCTCGACGCTACCATTGACACCACCCGCACCTGGTTCTTCGGCAAGACGCCGTCGGACGACATTAAGCGTGCGTACACGCGCGTCCTCCAAGGCCACATTGCGGTGGCTACACAGACCTTCCCTCGCAATGCAGATGCCGGTGGACTGGGGCTCTACTCGAAGAAGTTCCTCTGGGA GGATGGCCTCGACTATGGACATGGCCTCGGTCACGGTGTCGGCAACTACGGCGAGGTTcacgagg GCCCTGTGGCATTTGCGCGCGGcttctccttcctccccGGTCACGTTACGACGATCGAGCCCGGCTTCTACCTCGAGGGCCAGTGGGGTATGCGTGTTGAGAGCGTGTACCTTGTCAAGGAGGTTGAG ACAAAGTACGACTTTGGCGGCCTGCCGTACCTCGGCTTCGAGGGCCTCACGCAGGTGCCTATTGACACACGCATGATCGACTGGAGCCTCACGACGAAGCCCGAGATCAAGTGGATCAACGAGTACAACACGTCGGTTGAGAAGGCTCTCACGCCTCttctcgaggacgagcttgaTCGCGAGGCACGGGACTGGCTTAAGCGTGTCTGCAAGCCCAAGTTCATCTTCCCCTGGTAG
- the CFIS2 gene encoding Pre-mRNA cleavage factor Im subunit 2, with the protein MTVVIKDPEPIDIFPVDNYQIQSTSIQPEEDSSVADRMHRLQDQYEETGMRRSVDAVIVCHDHGFPCILTLQVANDFFKLPGGYLDPSEDDETGMVRHLRDLLNTAGKPATEQPQWEVRDLLSIWWRPNFDGFFYPYKPAHITIPKERKKIFLVTVPPKISIGVPLNMKLLAIPIHEFYDNTQRYGPQLSAIPHLLSRLTFSAKD; encoded by the exons ATGACCGTCGTGATCAAGGACCCCGAGCCCATTGACATCTTCCCCGTTGACAACTACCAGATACA GAGCACCTCGATACAGCCCGAGGAGGACTCGTCTGTGGCTGATCGCATGCACCGTCTCCAGGACCAGTACGAGGAGACTGGTATGCGCCGCTCGGTCGACGCGGTGATCGTGTGCCAT GACCACGGCTTCCCCTGCATCCTCACCCTCCAAGTTGCCAACGACTTCTTCAAGCT CCCTGGAGGCTACCTCGACCCctcggaggacgacgagaccgGCATGGTTCGCCACCTGCGCGACCTCCTCAACACGGCTGGCAAACCGGCGACCGAGCAGCCCCAGTGGGAGGTGCGCGACCTTCTCTCCATCTGGTGGCGCCCCAACTTTGACGGCTTCTTC TACCCGTACAAGCCCGCGCACATCACCATTCCCAAGGAGCGCAAGAAGATCTTCCTGGTCACCGTGCCGCCCAAGA TCAGCATCGGTGTCCCGCTCAACATGAAGCTCCTCGCTATCCCGATCCACGAGTTTTACGACAACACGCAGCGCTACGGGCCGCAGCTCAGTGCCATCCCCCACCTTCTCAGCCG CCTGACTTTCTCTGCCAAGGACTAG